Proteins encoded in a region of the Methylobacterium radiotolerans JCM 2831 genome:
- a CDS encoding ABC transporter permease yields the protein MTDLALPAAAAAERTAAPAVAARPRRRALAYLQAAPLALVFLIFLVVPLVLTGIVSLWEYNEYEIIPALTLQNYADVFDGCLSADLCTTVRTYLSTVKFVVLTLAITLPLGFAVAYFLAFHVRSGTVRMGLFLLCTIPFWTSNVIRMISWIPLLGRNGLVNDTLRSLGLIRAPIEGLLYSDFAVVLAFVHLDTVFMIVPIFNSLARIDRRLIEAARDGGASGAQILWNVILPLAKPGIAIGTIFVTTLVMGDFVTVGVMGGQQIASVGKVIQVQMSYLQFPAAAANAVVLLAAVLLMILGLTRMIDLRREL from the coding sequence ATGACCGATCTCGCCCTGCCCGCCGCCGCGGCCGCCGAGCGGACCGCGGCGCCCGCCGTCGCGGCGCGCCCCCGCCGCCGCGCCCTCGCCTATCTCCAGGCCGCCCCGCTGGCCCTCGTCTTCCTGATCTTCCTCGTGGTCCCGCTGGTGCTCACCGGGATCGTCTCGCTCTGGGAGTACAACGAGTACGAGATCATCCCGGCGCTCACCCTTCAGAACTACGCCGACGTGTTCGACGGCTGCCTGTCGGCCGACCTCTGCACCACGGTGCGCACCTATCTCTCGACGGTGAAGTTCGTCGTGCTGACGCTGGCGATCACCCTGCCGCTCGGCTTCGCCGTCGCGTACTTCCTGGCCTTCCACGTCCGCTCGGGCACGGTGCGGATGGGCCTGTTCCTGCTCTGCACGATCCCGTTCTGGACCTCGAACGTGATCCGCATGATCTCGTGGATCCCGCTGCTCGGCCGCAACGGCCTCGTCAACGACACGCTGCGCAGCCTCGGGCTGATCCGCGCGCCGATCGAGGGCCTGCTCTACTCCGACTTCGCGGTGGTCCTGGCATTCGTGCACCTCGACACGGTGTTCATGATCGTGCCGATCTTCAACAGCCTCGCGCGCATCGACCGGCGGCTGATCGAGGCGGCGCGCGACGGCGGCGCGTCCGGCGCGCAGATCCTCTGGAACGTGATCCTGCCGCTCGCCAAGCCCGGCATCGCCATCGGGACGATCTTCGTGACGACGCTGGTGATGGGCGACTTCGTCACCGTCGGCGTCATGGGCGGCCAGCAGATCGCCAGCGTCGGCAAGGTGATCCAGGTGCAGATGTCCTACCTGCAGTTTCCGGCCGCCGCCGCCAACGCCGTGGTGCTGCTCGCCGCGGTGCTGCTGATGATCCTGGGGCTCACCCGGATGATCGACCTCCGGCGGGAGCTGTAG
- a CDS encoding ABC transporter permease, with product MDQPRGRAFYLLAAVFALYVLFLYGPTLTILALSFQGPSGGLTFPMNGVSTHWFAKLWEGVGVVDIWAAFRRSLALGLAVMALTVGIAFYAGLAFRKGFRGAGLVFALAVSSLIVPSIVVSLGIGLEFRLLDDAVKALAAATGWGFLQDHGTLMGLYTSALGAHLTWTLPFGLLIMFAVFNRFDPAYEEAARDLGASGPQTLRHVVVPILAPALVGVALFGFTLSFDELARTSQAIGGRNTLPLELQGLTTTVTTPEIYALGTVTTAVSALVIGTALGLTLWLQKRRARRALAGL from the coding sequence ATGGACCAGCCCCGCGGCCGCGCCTTCTACCTGCTGGCGGCGGTCTTCGCCCTCTACGTCCTGTTCCTCTACGGGCCGACCCTGACGATCCTGGCGCTCAGCTTCCAGGGCCCGTCCGGCGGCTTGACCTTCCCGATGAACGGGGTCTCGACCCACTGGTTCGCCAAGCTGTGGGAAGGCGTCGGCGTCGTCGACATCTGGGCGGCGTTCCGGCGCTCCCTGGCCCTCGGCCTCGCAGTGATGGCGCTCACCGTGGGGATCGCGTTCTACGCCGGCCTCGCCTTCCGGAAGGGGTTTCGCGGGGCCGGCCTCGTCTTCGCCCTCGCCGTGTCGAGCCTGATCGTGCCCTCGATCGTGGTCTCGCTGGGGATCGGGCTGGAGTTCCGGCTCCTCGACGACGCCGTGAAGGCCCTCGCGGCCGCGACCGGCTGGGGATTCCTGCAGGACCACGGCACGCTGATGGGCCTCTACACCTCGGCGCTGGGGGCGCACCTCACTTGGACGCTGCCCTTCGGCCTGCTGATCATGTTCGCGGTGTTCAACCGGTTCGACCCGGCCTACGAGGAGGCCGCCCGCGACCTCGGCGCCAGCGGCCCGCAGACGCTCCGGCACGTGGTCGTGCCGATCCTCGCGCCCGCGCTCGTCGGCGTCGCGCTGTTCGGCTTCACCCTGTCGTTCGACGAACTCGCCCGCACCAGCCAGGCGATCGGCGGCCGCAACACCCTGCCGCTGGAGCTGCAGGGCCTGACCACCACGGTGACGACGCCGGAGATCTACGCCCTCGGCACGGTGACCACGGCGGTCTCGGCGCTGGTGATCGGCACGGCGCTCGGCCTGACCCTGTGGCTGCAGAAGCGCCGGGCGCGGCGGGCGCTGGCGGGCCTGTGA
- a CDS encoding 50S ribosomal protein L25/general stress protein Ctc, producing MSAVKTLEAVARDRVGKGAARAVRRQGQIPAVIYGGGQPPQSIAVDLIRTRTLIYAGGFKTTLFEINAGGKKVRAIPRDFQLDPVTGVPLHVDFLRVVSGQTVTVEVPVHFVNEDAAPGIKKLGGTLNIVAHTLSLEVAPDQIPDAIEVDLTGRAIGDVIHVSDIKIPAGTYTGEATDPVANIVPPTVLGAEVEAEEAAIAEAQSAEAAEEKAEESAEDEKKDGEEA from the coding sequence ATGAGCGCTGTGAAGACGCTTGAGGCCGTGGCACGCGACCGGGTCGGCAAGGGGGCCGCCCGGGCCGTTCGTCGCCAGGGCCAGATTCCCGCCGTCATCTACGGGGGCGGCCAGCCGCCGCAATCCATCGCGGTCGACCTCATCCGCACCCGCACCCTGATCTACGCCGGCGGCTTCAAGACCACGCTGTTCGAGATCAACGCCGGCGGCAAGAAGGTCCGCGCGATCCCGCGCGACTTCCAGCTCGACCCGGTGACCGGCGTGCCGCTGCACGTCGACTTCCTGCGCGTCGTCTCGGGCCAGACCGTCACGGTCGAGGTGCCGGTGCACTTCGTCAACGAGGACGCGGCCCCCGGCATCAAGAAGCTCGGCGGCACCCTCAACATCGTGGCCCACACGCTGAGCCTCGAGGTCGCCCCCGACCAGATCCCGGACGCGATCGAGGTCGACCTGACCGGCCGCGCGATCGGCGACGTCATCCACGTCTCCGACATCAAGATCCCGGCCGGCACCTACACCGGCGAGGCGACCGACCCGGTGGCCAACATCGTGCCGCCGACCGTGCTGGGCGCCGAGGTGGAGGCCGAGGAGGCCGCCATCGCCGAGGCGCAGTCGGCCGAGGCCGCCGAGGAGAAGGCCGAGGAATCCGCCGAGGACGAGAAGAAGGACGGCGAGGAGGCCTGA